A window of Lysobacter sp. TY2-98 genomic DNA:
GCCCGCACCGCGCGGCCACAGCAGCGGCTCGATGCCGAGCGAACGCAGCGTCGCCACCTGTGCGCGGATCAGCGGCGAATTCGGATCGGTGCTGGTCGGGTTGTAGCCGCCACTGACGTTGACCTCGATGTCGCCGAAGCCGTGCTTCGCGAGGTGCGACTTCAGCGCCGCGACCGCCGCGTCCTTCGTCATGCCAGGCACGAGCCGCATGTCGATCTTCGCCACCGCCCGATGCGGCAGCACCGTCTTGCCGCCCTGCCCCGTGTAACCGCCGACCAGCCCTTCGATGTTGATCGTCGGTTGCGAGATCAGGCGTTCCTGCGCGGCCTGCCACGGCAAGTCACCGATCCAGTGCTGCACGCCGAGCTGCTTCTTCGCCAGCGCTTCGCCATCCGGCGACGCCTTCACTGCCGCGTCGATCATGGCGCGGTGTTCGGGGCTGATCGGCGGCGCCTTCGGATAGCCGTCGACCGTGATCGTATTGCCGTCGTCGGACACGAGCGTGTCGAGCGCCTTGATCAGGTGCCACGACGGGCTGTCGACCATCGCCTTCAGCGACGAATGCACGTCCTTCGACGGCCCACGCCCCCACTTCTCGCCGCTGCTCACCAGTTCGAGTTCGACCACGCCCTTCGCGCCGAGCGTGACGGTGACGGTGCCGTCGGCTTCCTGCTCGGCGGACGGCATGAACACACCCATCGTGTTCTTCATGGCCGCCGCGATGTCCGGACGACGCACGATCTGCGCGATGTGCGGCGAGCCGATTTCCTCCTCGCCTTCCGCGACCAGCACGAGGTTCACCGGCATCTTCTTGTTCGCGCCGCGGATCGCGTGCAGGGCGGCGAGGAACGCGGACTCCGGACCCTTCTGGTTCACCGCGCCGCGGCCGACGATCGCCTTGCCGTAGTCGGGCTTGTCGACGATGCGACCTTCCAGCGGCGGCGACGACCATTCCGCCGGGTCGAACTGCTTCACGTCGTACATGAAGTACAGGCCGACGGTCTTTTTCGCACCGGCATCGAGCGTGGCGAAGACGCCGGGCTTGCCGTCGGTCTTCACGATCTCGACCTTCTGGAAGCCCGCGTCGCGCGCGAGCTTCGCCATGTACTCCGCGCCTTCCTCGGAGTTGCGGTTCTCCGCCGCGATCGACGGCAGCGCGATCCAGTCCTGCAGGCGCTTCACCGCTTCGTCGTGGCGGCGCGTGATTTCGCTGCGGATGTCGCCGCGGTCATCCGCCGCGGCGGTGCCGGCGAGCGCGCCAAGCGCGAGGCCAAGTGCAAGTACGAGGGCACGGGGGACACGACGGTGATGCATGGGCAGCTCCGGATCGAGGGATGTGCCGATCCTAGAGGTCCGCGTCGCGCTGCCCGAGATCGGTCCGACGTGCGGGCGAAATCCCGTCGTCAGCTCAAAGCACGAACGGTGCAACGCGCCCGGTCGTGTCGCACTGCGTCATCGCTGTGCGCGCAATGGCGCCGATGCGGCAATCGACGGGTGCCGATGTCCGGCGCAGGTCAAGCCGCGGCAGTGACCGCACGTGGCGCGGCGGCGGCGGCATCGCGCGCAACGTCGCCCGCCGTCCACTTGGTCTTCTCCATGACGCCCCACATCAGCAGAGCGAACAGCACGAGGCCGCCGACCGCGACCGCCCACCAGATCCACGTACCGGGCCCGCGTCGCGTCTCGTATCGGCGACGTTGACGATCGCGCTCGCGCGACGCGTCGCTGCGCATCGCCTCGCCGTAGCGTGCGGCGGGATCGGTGTCGTGCGGCTGCGTCACGCGATCAGGAAGCGGTGGCCGCCTGCGAACGCCCGAGCAGCGTGGCGATGCGCTTGCCGAGATCCTCGACGCGATACGGCTTGGGGATGAAATCGCATCCCTCGGGCAGCTCCGGCAATTGCCCACGCGCGTAACCCGAGGCGAGCAGCACGCGCAGCTCGGGACGGATGCGGCGCGCTTCGCGGAACAGGTCGACGCCGCTCATGCCCTTGGGCATCACCACGTCGGTAAACAGCACTTCGATTTCCGGGTCGCGGGTGAGGATTTCCAGCGCCGCGGAGCCCTCGTCCGCAGTGAGCACCGAGTAGCCGAGAAAGCGCAGCGACTCGATCGCCATGGCCTGCACGTCGGGATCGTCCTCCACGAGCAGCACCTTCGTCGGCGCACCGCTGTCGCCGTCACCCAGGCGCGTGTCGCCGTCGCGCACCGGCAGGTAGAAGCTGATGGTCGTGCCCTTGCCGACCTCGCTCTCGATCGCGACGTCACCGCCCGACTGCACCGCGAAGCCGTAGACCTGGCTCAGGCCGAGGCCGCTGCCCTTGCCCACTTCCTTGGTGGTGAAGAACGGTTCCATCGCGTGTTCGATGACGTCCGGGGTCATCCCGGTGCCCGTGTCCTCGACCGTCACCACGACGTAGCGCCCGTGACGACGCCGGCCTTCGCGCTCCGCCTGCATGTGCTCGCGCGTGCGGATGGTGATGCGACCGCCATCGCGCATGGCATCGCGGGCATTGACGACCAGGTTGAGCAGCGCGGCCTCGAACTCCGGCGCGTCGATGCTGACGTCACTGAGCCCGCGGCCCAGCGAGAACTCCATCTCCACGGATTCGCCCGCGCCGCGACGCAGTACGGCTTCCGCGGCATAGATCAACGCGTTCAGATCGTGCGTTTCCGGGCGCAGCGTCTGCCGGCGCGAGTACGCGAGCAGCTGCCGCGTGAGCAGCGAGCCGCGCTCGGCGGCGCGTTGCGCGCCCGCGAGCAGTCGGCGCACCCGCTGCGGATCGCTGCTGTCGACCGCGATGAGGTCGAGGCTGTTGGTGATGACCGTGAGCAGGTTGTTGAAGTCGTGCGCGACGCCGTAGGTCAGCTGACCGATCGCTTCCATGCGGTGCGCCTGCAGCATCGCCTGCTGCGCGACTTCGAGCGCGCGCTGCTGCTCGCGGCGCTCGGTGATATCGCGGGTGATCTTGGCGAAACCGATGTGGTGGCCGTCGTCGTCGTAGACCGGGTCGATGATGACGTTCGCCCAGAAGCGCGTTCCGTCCTTGCGCAGACGCCAGCCTTCCTTCTCGTAACGCCCCTGCGTGCGCGCGGTTTCGAGCGCGCGCGCCGGCTCGCCGGTGCCACGGTCTTCATCGGTATAGAAGCGCGAGAAGTGCTCGCCGATGATCTCGTCGGCGCTGTAGCCCTTGATGCGTTGCCCACCAGCGTTCCAGCTTGCGATGCGCCCGTTCGTGTCGAGCATGTAGATCGCGTAGTCGGTGACGCCCTGCACGAGCAGGCGGAATTGCCGCTCGCTCTCGCCCAACCCGATCTGTTCGCGACGGGTCGGCAAGTGGTGCACGCTCGCATCGGCCGTGCTTTCGGACATCGGTTCGCCCCTGGGAACTTTGCTTCGATTGGCCCGCGGATTCTGGTGACGAATCCGTGAACGGGCCGCGACGGCGCGAGTATCGCCGATCCGGCGTGACCACCGACTCAGCGGCGACGCCGGCGATGGGGCGCCTAGGTGCGTGTCAGTGCGGACGCTCGATGTGCGCCCGTGCCGCGCCGACCACCTCGCGAAGCTGCTCGGGCTTCTTGAGCACGGTGCATCCGTAGCGCTCGGTCAGGCGTTCGACCGAAGCCAGGTCACCGAGCGAGCTGAAGACGATCACGTCGGGACGCTCGGGCATCTGCTCGACCGCAGCCAGCACCTGCCAGCCATCGACGTCCGGCATCATCAGGTCACATACGATCAGGCGCGGCTGCAGGCCGCCCTGCAGCAGCTGCAGCGCCACCTGCCCGGTTTCGGCCTGGTAGACGACATGCCCCTCCAGTTCGAGCAGGTCGGCCAGCATTTCGCGCACGCGCGCGTTGTCGTCGACGACGAGGATCCGCGTTTCCATCGGGGTCCGGGGTGGAAGGAGACGCGCACTGTCTAACCGGCCGGACATTCAACCCGTGTGAGGCGCACCGCCGGAATGCGCGCGCCGCATCACGATTCCGCGCTTCACGCTCGCCCAAACGACGACCGGCGCCCAAGGGCGCCGGCCGAAGTGCAACCCCCGACGAGAAGGGTTACCAGATGCGCACGCGGTCTTCCGGGGCGATGTACAGCGCGTCGCCCTTCTTGATGCCGAAGGCGTCGTACCAGGCGTCGACGTTGCGCAGCGGCGCGAACGCGCGAATCTGGCCCGGCGAATGCGGGTCGCCCACGAGCTGCTGGCGCAGCGCGTCGTCGCGCATCAGCGTGCGCCAGACCTGGCCCCAGCCGAGGAAGACGCGCTGGTCACCGGTGAAGCCGTCGATCACCGGCGCCGGCTTGCCGCCCAGCGAACGGTGGTAGGCCTCGAGGCCCAGCGTGATACCGCCGAGGTCGCCGATGTTCTCGCCCATCGACGCCTTGCCGTTGATGTGCACGCCGGGCAGCGCGGCGAAGTCGTAGGACTCGTACTGCGCGCCGAGCTTGTCGGCCTGCGCCTCGAACTTGGTGGCGTCGTCCTTCGTCCACCAGTCGCGCAGCACGCCCTTGCCGTCGGACTTGCGGCCTTGGTCATCGAAGCCGTGGGTAATCTCGTGGCCGATCACGCCGCCGATCGCGCCGTAGTTCACCGCCGGATCGGCGTCCGGATCGAAGAACGGCGGCTGCAGGATCGCGGCCGGGAACACGATCTCGTTCTTCACCGACGAGTAGTAGGCGTTGACCGTCTGCGGGGTCATGCCCCACTCCAGCTTGTCGGTGACCTGGCCGAGGCGCGAGACGTCGTAGGCCCACTCGAACTGCGACGAACGCTCGGCGTTGCCGTACACGTCACCCGCGACGACCTTCAGCCCGCTGTAGTCGCGCCACTTTTCCGGGTAACCGATCTTCAGGCCGAAGCTGTTGAGCTTGGTGAGCGCTTCGGCACGCGTGGCATCGCTCATCCACATGAGCTGGCCGAGGCGCGCACGCATCGCTTCCTTGATGTTCGCGACCAGCGAATCCATTTTGGCCTTCGATTCGGCCGGGAAGTACTGCTGCACGTAGTCGCGACCGATCGCTTCGCCCATCGCGCCGTCGGCGAACGCCACCGCACGCTTCCAGCGCTCACGCTGCTGCGGCTGGCCGGACATGAACTTCGAACGGAACTCGAAGTTCGCGTCGGCGAAGTTCTTCGACAGCACCGGCGACGCCTGGTCGATCACCTGGAAGGCTTCCCACGCCTTCATGGTGTCGAGGTCGGCCTCGTTGAAGATCTGCGCGAGCTTGGGCAGCGCGGTGTCCTGGCGAACGACGGCGCGTGCCGCCTTGTCGACGCCCGCCGCCTTCAGGAACGGACCCCACGCGAAGCCCGGCGCCTTCGCATCGAGCTCGGCGACCTGCACCGGGTTGTAGGTCTTGTCGCGGTCGCGGCTCTGCGCGCGCGTCCAGTGGACGTTCGCGATCTTCGTTTCCAGCGCGACGATCGCCGCGGCATGCTCGGCCGGCTTGTCCCAACCGCCCAGCTGCAGCATCTGCTCGACGTACTTCTGGTAGCGCTCACGCTGCGGCGCGAACTTCGGGTCGAGATAGAGCTCGCGATCGCCGAGGCCGAGGCCCGACTGGCTCATGTACAGCGCGTAATGCTCCGGATCGCGCGCGTCGTCGCCGATCGACAGGCCGATGAAGCTGCGGCCGTAGCCGCCCATCGAGCGACCCATCACCTCGGCCATCTGCGTCTTGTTCTTGACCGCGCGGATCGCGTCCAGCGACGGCTTCAGCGGCTTGGCGCCAAGCTTCTCGATCGTCGCCTCGTCCATGAAACCGCGGTACAGCGCGCCGACCTTCGAGGCGTCGTCACCCTTGGACGGATCGGCCGGATAGCTTTCGACCAGCTTGTGCACGCGCGCTTCGGACAGATCGCGCAGCACCGCGAAACCGCCGTAGCTCGAGCGGTCGGCCGGAATCTGCGTGGTCTTGGCCCAGTTGCCGTTGACGTAGCCGAAGAAGTCGGCGCCCGGCTTGATCGAGCGGTCCATGCCGGCCGTGTCGATGCCCCAGGTGCCGAGCTTGGGCGCGACCGTCGCGTCGGCCGATGCGGATGCGGTGGCCGACATGTCGACGTTCTCCGGAAGCAGCGCCTGGAGGCTGCAGGCCGCGTCGAGGCAGTGCGCGTCCTGCGCGTTGAGCGTGGGGGCGATCGCGAGCGCGAGGGCCGCGGCGAGCGGGAGCAGCGTGGTCTTCAAGCGGAGTCTCCGGGGAGCACCGGGACGTCCGGTGCACTTCATCTCCCGAGCATACGGCGGCAATGCCCCGCGGCTTCTAGGCCGAAAGTCCCGGACGGCGGCGTAGGGTCGTGACCGGGCTCACGCGCGGCGCATCACGCTGGACGTGTTCCGAAAATGCGATCGCCGGCGTCGCCGAGGCCCGGGAGAATGTAGGCGTGCTCGTTGAGGCGCTCGTCGATCGCGGCCGTGTAGACCTCGATGTCCGGATGCTTGGCCTCGACCGCGCTCAGGCCTTCCGGCGCGGCGACCAGGCACAGCGCCTTGATGCGCGGTGCGCCAGCAGCCTTGAGCAGGTCGATCGTTGCGATCATCGAACCGCCGGTGGCGAGCATGGGGTCCAGAATGATCGCGGTGCGCTCGTCCAGGCCGTCGCACAGCTTCTCGTAGTAGCAGACCGGCGCGTGCGTCTCCTCGTCACGCTGCAGGCCCACGACGCTGACGGTCGCCGTCGGCACCAGTTCCAGCACGCCATCGAGCATGCCGAGCCCGGCACGGAGGATGGGCACCAGCGTGACGTTGCGACCCCTGATGCGCTGCACCTGCACGGGGCCGGCCCAGCCGTCCTCCGTGACTGTTTCGGTCGGCAAGTCGGCGGTTGCTTCGTAGGTCAGCAGCGTGGCCACTTCCGACGCGAGGTCGCGGAATTCCTTGGTGCTCAGGTCCGTGCGTCGCATCAGGCCGAGCTTGTGCTGCACGAGCGGATGGCGGACTTCGATGACCTTCATGGCGGTTCCGTGGCCGGGCGACGCGACAGTGTGACCGATGCGCGAACGCCCGCGCGACCGCGGCGTTCACCGCACCTGCGGCAGGCTGGCCGCGATGCCGAACTCCGCACGCACTCCCGGCGACCTGATCGACGCTGCCGACTACGCGTTCTCGCATGCAGTGCTGGAGCCGCAACCCAAGGCACCCGGCGCCTTGCTCGTGCTGCTGCACGGCGTGGACGGCGACGAGCAGCAGCTCGTCGCGCTGGGCCAACGCATGTCGCGCGACGTGCAGGTCGTACTGCCCCGCGGGCCGCGCAGCATCAGCGGCGATCGAATCGGCTGGTACCGCGTCGGCCTCAGCGACGATGGCCTGCAGGTCGTGGAAGAGGAAGAACTCGACGCGCGTACGAAACTCGTCGACTTCATCGATCAACTGCAGTCGCGTTACGGCGTGACGCCGCGGCGCACGTGGATCGGCGGTTTCAGCCAGGGCGGCATCCTCGCTGCAAGCACTGCACTGTTCGCGCCCGATCGCATCGCCGGCTTCTTCATGATGGCCGGACATCTGCTGGCGGACGCGATGCCTTCCGATGCGGATGCGATGCGCGCACTCGACGCGCTGATCGTGCACGGTCGTGATGACGACACGCTGTCGGTGGACGATGCGCGCGACGCGCGTTCGCGTCTCGACGCGATGGGTGTCTCGACAACACTCGCAGTCTTCGATGCCGGACACACACTCGAACCGTCCATGATCGACGCGGCAGTCACCTGGCTCGAGGCGCAATTGCGCAGGCAATAAAAAGCCCCGGACCCGAGAGAAGTCCGGGGCTCAAGCCCTCATTGGAGAGACGCGACCTCGACCCAGTCGGTACGCGCTGCGGCCCATCCCGGGACGCACGATGAATACATCAGCGGCATCGTTTCGCCTTCGTGATGCCCGCGTATCGAATGCGTGGCGGTGCATGAAAGCCGATGAACGGACGTTACCGACAGGCGAGCGGCGGCGCGATGTCGCGCGCCCACGGCTGGCGTATAACGGTCGCCTCCGACATCGGGACACGCCATGAACGCCCTGCACCGCGCCACCCTCGCTGCCGTCGCCACCCTCATGTTCGCCGCGCCTGCCCTGGCCGCCCTCAAGGCCGGCGACAAGGCGCCCGACTTCAAGGCGCAGGCCTACCTGGCCGGGAAGCCCTTCACGTTCGAACTCGCGACGGCGCTGAAGAAGGGACCGGTCGTCGTCTACTTCTTCCCGGCCGCGCACACGCCGGGCTGCAACCTCGAAGCGCACCTGTTCTCCGAAGCCAGCGACAAGTTCAAAGCCGAAGGCGCGACGGTGATCGGCCTCAGTGCCGGCAACACCGAGCAGCTGTCGGACTTCTCGAAGGAGACCGAACACTGCGGCGGCAAGTTCGCGGTGGGGGCCGACCCGGGCGCGAAGATCGCGAAGACCTACGACGCGGTGCTGGAGAAGAAGCCGGAGTGGTCTAACCGCACGTCGTATGTGGTCGCGCCGAACGGGACGATCGCCGCGGTGTATTCGGATCTCAATCCGAACCAGCACGTGCAGGCCATGCTCGACGGCGTCAAGGCGGCGAAGGCCGGCAAGTCGGGCGCGACGAAGTAACGATTACGCCGGTCGCGACGCGCTCACCCACGCCAATGTGGTGAGCGCGTCGGCACGCGCGGCCAGTCGCGGACGATCGAGTGCCGCCAGGCCGTACAGCGCGAGGTGATCCCACAGCGCGACGAGGTGCAGGCCGAGATAGTTCGGTTCTTCCCCAAAAAGCGCGGCGCGCTGCTCCAGCCAGTCGAGCCCCGCGTCGATCGCGGATCGCATCTTGTCGAAGCGCGGATGCGCGATGTCGAGACCGGTGCGTGCGGCGAGCACCAGTTCGACTTCCGCCGCCATCATTCCATTCATCACCGCACGCGCATTGAGCACGTCCGGATCCTGCGTCAGCACGCCGAAACGGTCGGACGGGTCACGCGTGCGCACCAGCCACGCCGCGATGTGATCGGAGTCGAGCACGACGCGGTCGCCGTCGATC
This region includes:
- a CDS encoding response regulator, whose product is MRDGDTRLGDGDSGAPTKVLLVEDDPDVQAMAIESLRFLGYSVLTADEGSAALEILTRDPEIEVLFTDVVMPKGMSGVDLFREARRIRPELRVLLASGYARGQLPELPEGCDFIPKPYRVEDLGKRIATLLGRSQAATAS
- a CDS encoding glutathione S-transferase family protein, whose translation is MTPRLVMTPRSHFSRKVRLLADGLGIALELVDAGNVADADPALFGPNPLMKVPTLIDGDRVVLDSDHIAAWLVRTRDPSDRFGVLTQDPDVLNARAVMNGMMAAEVELVLAARTGLDIAHPRFDKMRSAIDAGLDWLEQRAALFGEEPNYLGLHLVALWDHLALYGLAALDRPRLAARADALTTLAWVSASRPA
- a CDS encoding phospholipase, encoding MRERPRDRGVHRTCGRLAAMPNSARTPGDLIDAADYAFSHAVLEPQPKAPGALLVLLHGVDGDEQQLVALGQRMSRDVQVVLPRGPRSISGDRIGWYRVGLSDDGLQVVEEEELDARTKLVDFIDQLQSRYGVTPRRTWIGGFSQGGILAASTALFAPDRIAGFFMMAGHLLADAMPSDADAMRALDALIVHGRDDDTLSVDDARDARSRLDAMGVSTTLAVFDAGHTLEPSMIDAAVTWLEAQLRRQ
- a CDS encoding M13-type metalloendopeptidase; protein product: MKTTLLPLAAALALAIAPTLNAQDAHCLDAACSLQALLPENVDMSATASASADATVAPKLGTWGIDTAGMDRSIKPGADFFGYVNGNWAKTTQIPADRSSYGGFAVLRDLSEARVHKLVESYPADPSKGDDASKVGALYRGFMDEATIEKLGAKPLKPSLDAIRAVKNKTQMAEVMGRSMGGYGRSFIGLSIGDDARDPEHYALYMSQSGLGLGDRELYLDPKFAPQRERYQKYVEQMLQLGGWDKPAEHAAAIVALETKIANVHWTRAQSRDRDKTYNPVQVAELDAKAPGFAWGPFLKAAGVDKAARAVVRQDTALPKLAQIFNEADLDTMKAWEAFQVIDQASPVLSKNFADANFEFRSKFMSGQPQQRERWKRAVAFADGAMGEAIGRDYVQQYFPAESKAKMDSLVANIKEAMRARLGQLMWMSDATRAEALTKLNSFGLKIGYPEKWRDYSGLKVVAGDVYGNAERSSQFEWAYDVSRLGQVTDKLEWGMTPQTVNAYYSSVKNEIVFPAAILQPPFFDPDADPAVNYGAIGGVIGHEITHGFDDQGRKSDGKGVLRDWWTKDDATKFEAQADKLGAQYESYDFAALPGVHINGKASMGENIGDLGGITLGLEAYHRSLGGKPAPVIDGFTGDQRVFLGWGQVWRTLMRDDALRQQLVGDPHSPGQIRAFAPLRNVDAWYDAFGIKKGDALYIAPEDRVRIW
- a CDS encoding M20/M25/M40 family metallo-hydrolase — translated: MHHRRVPRALVLALGLALGALAGTAAADDRGDIRSEITRRHDEAVKRLQDWIALPSIAAENRNSEEGAEYMAKLARDAGFQKVEIVKTDGKPGVFATLDAGAKKTVGLYFMYDVKQFDPAEWSSPPLEGRIVDKPDYGKAIVGRGAVNQKGPESAFLAALHAIRGANKKMPVNLVLVAEGEEEIGSPHIAQIVRRPDIAAAMKNTMGVFMPSAEQEADGTVTVTLGAKGVVELELVSSGEKWGRGPSKDVHSSLKAMVDSPSWHLIKALDTLVSDDGNTITVDGYPKAPPISPEHRAMIDAAVKASPDGEALAKKQLGVQHWIGDLPWQAAQERLISQPTINIEGLVGGYTGQGGKTVLPHRAVAKIDMRLVPGMTKDAAVAALKSHLAKHGFGDIEVNVSGGYNPTSTDPNSPLIRAQVATLRSLGIEPLLWPRGAGSYPGFVFTDPPLSLASGHFGLGTGGGAHAPDEFYVIESSNPKVQGYDGAVMSFVDYLYELGK
- a CDS encoding response regulator; the encoded protein is METRILVVDDNARVREMLADLLELEGHVVYQAETGQVALQLLQGGLQPRLIVCDLMMPDVDGWQVLAAVEQMPERPDVIVFSSLGDLASVERLTERYGCTVLKKPEQLREVVGAARAHIERPH
- a CDS encoding peroxiredoxin, producing the protein MNALHRATLAAVATLMFAAPALAALKAGDKAPDFKAQAYLAGKPFTFELATALKKGPVVVYFFPAAHTPGCNLEAHLFSEASDKFKAEGATVIGLSAGNTEQLSDFSKETEHCGGKFAVGADPGAKIAKTYDAVLEKKPEWSNRTSYVVAPNGTIAAVYSDLNPNQHVQAMLDGVKAAKAGKSGATK
- the upp gene encoding uracil phosphoribosyltransferase, yielding MKVIEVRHPLVQHKLGLMRRTDLSTKEFRDLASEVATLLTYEATADLPTETVTEDGWAGPVQVQRIRGRNVTLVPILRAGLGMLDGVLELVPTATVSVVGLQRDEETHAPVCYYEKLCDGLDERTAIILDPMLATGGSMIATIDLLKAAGAPRIKALCLVAAPEGLSAVEAKHPDIEVYTAAIDERLNEHAYILPGLGDAGDRIFGTRPA